TTGTAAATAAGGTCAAAGCGATACCCTGCATACACGGCCACTCCTCCACCTACAATAACGATTCCAATGATAAGGATGTCACGGTTCCATGTGGTCATAAACCACACACACGAAATGCACATCAATCCTAGCCACACACTAACCCCAGCCCAACGACCTCGATGTTCTTTTACCATTTGCCTCTCACCGCCTTATGCTTTATCACATGAGCCTAAAGTCACTTAGTGCATACCAACTAACAGGTCATTAGTCCTATTTTCATGACAAAAAAAAGACCGGTACTTCGTGTCGACCGGCTCTTCACATTCTTTATACTATACTACACATCTTTTCCGTTTCCTCTTATTTTTTACAATTCTTATATATCCATTTGCTTTTTTGTCTGTGTTATTGGTTGCTTCGTTTTCATGATCACTCGTTTGATCAAATCGATTTGTTTTTGAACAGCACCTGTCCCTCTGGAGGTCCATAGCCATCTCACTCCGATGACAGCTTCTGCGATTGCAAACAGGAACAATGCGGTAACAACGACTGAACCAATGAAAGCGCCAGTTAAAATGTCGGTTTCATACGTGAGAGGGTTATACATGGTGGTTTCCAATGGAAAGTATGTATTCTGTGCAAAAATCGCCACTTTCTGTTGAATAAATGGAAACGGGTAGCCAAAGGTTGCTGAGGCTAGAGCGGATGCAGATGGAATGGTCGACTTAACGACAAATGGCGTCACTAAAACAGTAAAAAAGGCGAGCGGCACCATTAAGAAACCTAACACCACATGACGTACATGTTTCTTCATCTTCATTTTTTCCTCCTCGGCACTGGATTGTCTTGATTTTTTCCGGCAATGTCGTCAATAAGCTGTAAAAGTGCTGTAAACATTCCTTCTTGATGAAGCGTCCGTGTGCTGAGTGTCTCAAGAAGTTGTCTTTCCTGAACAGATAAAGGGCGATTTATAATCTGTTCCACATGCGTTTTTAGCTTTCGGTATCGTTCTTCTTTGTACTCTTCCACCTTCGTCAGCCTCCCCGTCCTGAATTTCATTGTTCTATGGAGGTGGGGCTCCGTTTTGGACATATCTAAAGAATTGTTTTCCACATTTTCCATGTTTTTAAACAATGAATTGTATTTAGTCTATGCAAAAGCGGCTTTTTCTTTCGATAAATATCCTCACAGCATTTTCCACTTTTAAAAGAACATTAGTTCGTATATACTAGGAACATTAGTTCTATTTAAGAGTCATGAATGGAGGAACATGATGGAACGTGTCGTTTTTCTTGTGGATATGCAGTCGTTTTATGCTTCAGTGGAACGAACTGAGCGACCAGAGCTGAAGGGGCGTCCACTTTTAGTGTCCGGCGATCCAAAGCGACGAAGTGGCGTGATTTTAGCCGCCTGTCCTCTGGCCAAACAGCATGGAGTGAAAAACGCAGAGCGGTTGTATGAAGCGTTAAAAAAATGTCCGCAGGCGGTTGTTGTGAAGCCTCGCATGCAAAAATACCTCGATGTGTCGATGCAGATTACATGCATTCTTGAAGAATTTACGGACCAGGTGGAGCCTTATTCGATTGATGAACTGTTTATGGAAGTCACCGCGAGCCAACGGTTGTTTGGTGGACCAGAGGAGATCGCACAACAGGTGCAGCAGCGAATTATGGAGGATACAGGGGTGTATGCTCGTGTTGGCATTGGCACGAACAAAGTGCTGGCCAAAATGGCGTGCGACAATTTTGCTAAAAAAGCACCGAACGGACGTTATACGCTCACACCAGAGACGATCCAGCATACGCTTTGGCCGTTGCCTGTTGAGTGTGCATTTGGGGTCGGTCGGCGTATGGAGGTGCATTTAAAGCGCATGGGGTTGCGGACAGTGGGCCAACTCGCCAACTACCCGCTCCCTTACCTAAAAAAACGCTGGGGAATTAACGGTCATGTACTCTGGATGACGGCCAACGGATATGACCACTCGCCTGTGAATGTCCGCTCCCATAACCGTGCGCAAAAAGCCATCGGCCACGGAATGACACTGCCGCGCGACTACCATCGCTTTGAAGACATTCGCGTCGTGCTGTTAGAGCTTTCTGAAGAAGTATGTCGCCGCGCACGCACCTCTCGTGTCATGGGCATTACTGTATCCGCCGGAGCGAGGGGGGCTGATTTTGACAATCCTTCTGGGTTCCATCGCCAGCAAACCCTGATCGAAGCGACCAATAACACGCTCGATGTGTATCATGCGGTTGTCGAATTGTATCGAACCTTTTGGGATCGCCGTCCCATTCGCCAGGCGCATGTCAGCCTATCACAGCTCCAAAGCGATGAGGTGTGGCAAATGAGCCTGTTTCAGGATCGCGAGAAGCAGCTACAGATTGGCTACGTGATGGATGGCATCCGCGACCGCTTTGGTCCGGTTTCAATCGTCCGCGCCTCATCGTTAAGGGCGGCTGGGCAGACAACAGATCGTTCTAAAAAGATAGGGGGGCACTACCGATGACTGAGAAGCTGGATCGTGACAATTTACTTTGGGAGGGAAGCCGCATGTTTTTGCCTGAGCATAAGCGAGCCCTGCTTGAGCACCGTGCGCAACAGCAGCGTCCAAATCCGCCGCAGCCAACCGATGAGCAACAACTGGAAGAATGGAACTACATGCTCGCTGAGGCGGAAGCTACAGGGAATCTTCTACACTTTACGGTCTTTGAGCATGGGTACTTCTCTGTGCAGGAGGGGCTTGTCACCAAACCCGTTCAAGATGGGTCCATCCGCTGTCAATCAAAAAAAGGCGAGCCTTTTTCAATTAAGGTCGCCAAGCTGGTGAAACTGGATTGGGCTTAACAAACAGCACCTCATCATTAATGTGAACTGTGAACATTACTGTAATTGCTCAAGCAATTCTTCGACCAGCCTATATACAGTAGTTGCTGGTTTTCTTTGTGAGGGAGTTTCATGTGTATAGTGACTTTGCAAGGTTTTCGCGCGTTTTACAGCTGCTTGCAAAGCACCTTGCTTCGTTAGGATC
The nucleotide sequence above comes from Aureibacillus halotolerans. Encoded proteins:
- a CDS encoding YolD-like family protein, giving the protein MTEKLDRDNLLWEGSRMFLPEHKRALLEHRAQQQRPNPPQPTDEQQLEEWNYMLAEAEATGNLLHFTVFEHGYFSVQEGLVTKPVQDGSIRCQSKKGEPFSIKVAKLVKLDWA
- a CDS encoding DNA polymerase IV, which codes for MMERVVFLVDMQSFYASVERTERPELKGRPLLVSGDPKRRSGVILAACPLAKQHGVKNAERLYEALKKCPQAVVVKPRMQKYLDVSMQITCILEEFTDQVEPYSIDELFMEVTASQRLFGGPEEIAQQVQQRIMEDTGVYARVGIGTNKVLAKMACDNFAKKAPNGRYTLTPETIQHTLWPLPVECAFGVGRRMEVHLKRMGLRTVGQLANYPLPYLKKRWGINGHVLWMTANGYDHSPVNVRSHNRAQKAIGHGMTLPRDYHRFEDIRVVLLELSEEVCRRARTSRVMGITVSAGARGADFDNPSGFHRQQTLIEATNNTLDVYHAVVELYRTFWDRRPIRQAHVSLSQLQSDEVWQMSLFQDREKQLQIGYVMDGIRDRFGPVSIVRASSLRAAGQTTDRSKKIGGHYR